One genomic window of Medicago truncatula cultivar Jemalong A17 chromosome 1, MtrunA17r5.0-ANR, whole genome shotgun sequence includes the following:
- the LOC120578174 gene encoding zinc finger MYM-type protein 1-like, whose translation MIDVLDMIEEDGTSSEQRGDAKLLLKCMQSFEFIFILHLMKKVLSITHELSQALQRSDQDIVNAMKLVKMSKQKLQTIRDSGWDSLLDEVSLFCEHHEVVIPNMDDTYQTFKKSKRNSEKVSNLHYFQVQFFYQVIDRQLQELNNRFSEVNTELLLCIACLNPRDSFSAFDKKNLIRLAEFYPSKFSPVQLLELDSQLENYIVDVCSEDAFYELEGIGDLSIKMVETRRHIVYPLVYLLLKLSLILPVATATAERAFSAMKIIKTQLRNRMGDQWSGKALKEMARPNTSGNCPCIYFDNYCNDTIRVGGFFTTINNFSCDP comes from the exons ATGATTGATGTGCTTGACATGATCGAGGAAGATGGAACAAGCTCGGAGCAAAGAGGTGACGCAAAGCTTTTGTTGAAATGTATGCAatcttttgaatttattttcatcttgCACTTGATGAAAAAAGTTTTGTCAATTACTCATGAGTTATCTCAAGCATTACAAAGAAGTGATCAAGATATTGTTAATGCCATGAAATTAGTCAAAATGTCCAAACAAAAGTTACAAACTATAAGGGATAGTGGTTGGGATTCTTTGCTCGATGAAGTTTCATTATTTTGTGAACATCATGAAGTTGTCATCCCAAATATGGATGATACCTATCAaacatttaaaaagtcaaaacgCAACTCAGAGAAAGTTTCTAACTTACATTACTTTCAAGTTCAATTCTTCTATCAAGTGATTGATCGACAACTTCAAGAGTTGAATAATCGTTTTTCAGAAGTGAATACTGAGTTGCTTCTTTGTATAGCTTGTTTAAACCCAAGAGATAGCTTTTCTGCATTTGATAAGAAGAATTTGATTCGTTTAGCTGaattttatccttcaaaattttctCCTGTTCAACTTTTGGAACTAGATTCTCaacttgaaaattatattgtaGATGTATGCTCTGAAGATGCATTTTATGAATTAGAGGGGATTGGTGATTTGAGTATAAAGATGGTGGAGACAAGGAGACATATTGTGTATCCGTTGGTATATTTGCTTTTAAAGTTATCTTTGATACTACCTGTGGCAACTGCAACAGCTGAAAGAGCTTTCTCAGCTATGAAGATTATCAAGACTCAGTTGCGAAATCGAATGGGTGATCAATG GAGTGGCAAAGCCCTTAAAGAAATGGCTCGTCCCAATACTAGTGGCAATTGCCCCTGCATCTATTTCGACAACTACTGCAATGACACAATAAGAGTTGGTGGCTTTTTTACCACCATTAACAACTTTTCATGTGACCCCTAA
- the LOC25498559 gene encoding E4 SUMO-protein ligase PIAL2, giving the protein METNNWLSLLNSDASDLDLNLYRITKTLECLLAWYFVPGNQISSSIFCRLCISLSRGINYAIAYGQTPSSKAIQLLHTLMKKIDYQNESDDELGVVIVLVITVKNACEFGWFENKETQELLTIAHEIEKMYCTLGSTRPSFSHHSSSLLNMIMQRFYPSMKLGPIIASIEAKSGFGASVVDFNIQKKNHQSDKKFWLLVAETDNIETSACLINPQDVNFLVNGEAINTRTLLGMDHQPQMPTCLNSMLKFGTNLFQAVGEFDGNYIILVAYMSYVDASLPPELPPDYVQSTLEYSDSDIMEGESRISLNCPIGLTRIKTPVKGRTCKHFQCFDFDNFIEINCYRPLWRCPHCNEYVSYTDICLDRNMVEILKKVGENVVEVIVHHADGSLKEVLLEENDSSGLSSRNTGLLH; this is encoded by the coding sequence ATGGAAACCAACAACTGGTTGTCGTTACTGAATTCCGATGCGTCTGACTTAGACCTCAACTTGTATAGAATCACCAAAACTTTGGAGTGCTTATTAGCTTGGTACTTCGTACCAGGCAACCAAATCAGCTCTTCGATATTTTGTAGACTATGCATCTCCCTATCTCGAGGGATTAATTATGCAATTGCCTATGGTCAAACTCCTTCCTCAAAAGCTATTCAACTACTTCATACGTTGATGAAAAAGATAGACTATCAAAACGAGAGTGATGATGAACTAGGAGTTGTGATAGTTTTGGTGATAACTGTGAAGAATGCCTGTGAATTTGGATGGTTCGAGAACAAAGAGACACAAGAACTTCTAACTATTGCTCACGAGATAGAAAAGATGTACTGCACCCTGGGAAGTACCAGACCTAGTTTTTCTCACCATTCTTCATCattattaaatatgataatgCAAAGATTCTATCCAAGTATGAAACTGGGTCCAATTATTGCTTCAATCGAAGCCAAGTCTGGATTTGGAGCTTCTGTTGTTGACTTCaatatacaaaagaaaaatcatcagTCCGATAAAAAATTTTGGTTATTGGTGGCAGAAACTGATAATATTGAGACATCTGCATGCTTGATAAACCCTCAGGATGTGAATTTTCTCGTGAATGGAGAAGCAATTAACACGAGGACTTTGCTTGGAATGGACCATCAGCCACAGATGCCCACTTGTTTGAACAGCATGCTTAAATTTGGGACAAATCTTTTTCAAGCTGTTGGTGAATTCGATGGTAATTATATTATACTTGTTGCCTATATGAGTTATGTTGATGCATCCTTGCCACCCGAGCTTCCTCCAGATTATGTTCAGTCTACTCTTGAATATTCAGATTCAGATATCATGGAGGGGGAGTCGCGAATCTCACTTAACTGTCCCATAGGATTGACACGAATCAAGACTCCTGTTAAAGGGCGCACATGCAAACACTTCCAGTGCTTCGATTTTGACAACTtcattgaaataaattgttACAGGCCGCTCTGGCGCTGTCCCCATTGCAATGAGTATGTCTCCTATACAGATATTTGTCTTGACAGAAACATGGTTGAGATCCTGAAAAAAGTTGGTGAGAACGTTGTGGAAGTGATTGTCCATCATGCTGATGGATCGTTGAAGGAAGTACTCTTAGAAGAAAATGATTCCTCGGGTCTCAGCAGCCGCAACACAGGTTTGCTTCATTAG